The following DNA comes from Nicotiana sylvestris chromosome 10, ASM39365v2, whole genome shotgun sequence.
CAATCAGCACAGTTCAACTTGTTGAAGAAAGCAAATACATATGAACAAAATGAATGAACACATTAACATgacactttcttttctttttgacaAGTATGACACAATtggtttcttcatttttttctgttGCTTCTTCCAGTTATAAACTACCAATCTAAGAAAAACACCACTCCAACATGCCCGATGACCAAAGGCCGCATTCTGGCCTTTTGCTAACGGATCTCGAGTGTGTATACTCAACAATGTTACGCTTTTCGTTTTGCTTTCTTCACGAAATGCCTGTCGCATAACTATGGACTAAAAGTCCATCCAAGACGTGCTCTGAATTGCATATTTTATCGGACTGCAGTTGAATTATCAGGGCCTAACAAGTCATCACATCCTGCACTCTCGCACAGACACTCCTGTGGATTTGCATAGAAATAATCTTCTTCTTTTGGTTTATCTGCAATAACTTTGCGACGAGTCGGCTGTCCCATTCTTCCCTCATGTGACTGCCGGACTGCAGTTGTAAACTCATCCCATGGAAGTGTTCCATTCTGATGCATATCTAACAGTTGTACAAGTCTTTTGCGATCCAATCGAATGGTTTTTCTAAAACCAAGATACCTGCAACGGATCTATTCAGGAATCCTTTGACATAATAGTTGTTAACGTAACAGAATCATTAACAGCACAGTAGGTAATATGTACCTACGATGACCTTCAacaactttagccatgttcccatCGTAAGTAGGAACAAATACATTACTAGCAGTTGACACTATAAAATCGAGGGCTGCCATCTGAGATGAATGATTCTGGAACTGCCGTAACTCCCCAGGATCAAGCAGCATTTCCTTTTTCACCTGATATTTGAACATAAAATTAAAGCTTATATCAATCACATACCATGCTGATAGATAAAAGAATAATCAGCTAACAGTTTCCAGTTTTAGATGGAAAGATTAGCCGCAATGAAGTCCTCAGCCATAAAAGCTGGCAGTAGAACACGTCGAAGATTTTCCAATATATAGATCAAATTCCACATTTGTAAGTTCAAATGTCTCAAAGCATGTTGCGCTGTCAATGAACAATAGAATACATGCAATAGATTATAAAAAATGTTGGTTAAGGCACCTTTTACCTATTACAGGCAGCAAGTTATTGATAAATGTTTTAAGTAACAGCACTAAGATTGGTAGTTTAGATGTCGAGGCAAAGGACACAATCAGAGTAGAGGAGCACTAATCACTTACAATCTTTGGGAAGGCAGCTCTCAAAGCAGCAAGCCTCCTTTCACCTCCGTAAATGTCACCAGATGCAATATATATTTGTACGTCTTTTTCAAAACCCAATGCTTGCAGAATCAAAGCTGCCTCCTCTGGGGTGAGGGGACACAAGCCCTGAGATCTCCTCTCGTCAGATATAATCTCTTTCTCCTTCCACCATGGGAATGCATACCTGAGGAAACAATGGGAACCAGAATGGATTTTACTATATAGACAACAGATTTCCGCATTGGTCAAGACGAAAAGGTGAAATAGAGAAAATTGTATTGGTCGGAGCGGGAGAACCAAGAGAAACCATTAAATCATTCAACAATGTTAAACATCAAATTCATTAGCACTACTGCTACCATCAAGCTGCAGTTTAGCTGTCGGGGCCCATATACTGAAAAATTACATGGAGTTACATAAATGTTGCAACATCGTCTCAATCAACAAACACCAAAAGCAAGTAAGCCGACAAGTTGGGATCAAATCTTTGATACTAGACAGGTCCTTATATAGTGAAATTTGATCCGGCTGTTGGTCTTATTGTAAGTCTGTGCATAGGGAAATCGTAAAATACCACCCGTGTTTTCCCTCTTTGTGCCTGGTTCGAATAAGCGGTTTAGGCAGAATTATATTTTGCACAAAGTGATCTTGAAAGAACAAGAACTATGCCTCAATCCAATAGTAGATGGCAACGGACATGCGAATCCTCAATATTCCTCTCATTCCAATACTCAACAATTAGCCTTTTACAACAAATTAGGGATCCCTCTTAACACTTGAGGCTCTGTACAAATTTCTGCTGACATACAAATCTTTAAACACACTAAAGAGACACTTGAAAATCACCAGATTTAATGTTAAGCGTACCAACCAACTAGGCCTCTAACTACTTGGTTTCACTTAGAATCGGTGCTAAGGCTGCACGGATTTCTAAGATTCTAAGCGATTATAGGTCTTTTTAGACAACTTCGTTTCACgtgattttgaaaaaagaaaaaagagaataaaactAAAATACAAAAGTCATTCTTAGATTATCACCTTAATCGTTTGAGCTCCTCAGCTTCCTCTTCAGTGCAACCATGAGTGCAACCAGAGAATGCCAACATATCCATCTCATATCTTAGATGCAATGCTACAAATGGTCCTCTTGCCTGAAGCATACGTACTAATTTTTCTCCCAAAGCCTCAATCTCTGGAGTGAATTTCAGTGCCTGAAAATTCACCCGACATCTGAGTTTTTGAAGCTCAGGAGGCATCCCATTGTTTGCTAGTCTAGTATCTGTCTTGTTGAAATGTATCACTTGATGCTTGCTGAAGAGAGGCAGAATCTGCATTGTGTAGTCCAAATGCATTAGGGCAGGATAAACAAATGTAGCTGATGCATAAATTGCAACAGAGGAGAAATATCCAATTGTCAAAGTATTAGAATCACTGTATACAGACTGATTCCTATATCAAAAGCAGTACATGAAATTACATACAGCAAACACAATGGTACTTTGCATGTTGAGATGTATCGCGCCAAAACTTTATGATTTAAGCACTAGTCTTCTAAGTAAAAATGACAATGTCCACAGTCATGAATTGATAATATGATAAAGTTGTATTGCATAAACAAGTAGATAAACCTGTTGCAAGTAGTATTTTTCATTTGACCAGCTAACAGGAGGCATTACTAGTGGTTGGTATCCATATCTCCTGCTGAACCTCTTTGGCAATCTCTTTATTATCCGAACTTCATCTCTTAGTGAAGCAATGAAATGTCTCACATCAAAAATATCATCAAAATTGCTGCCAGGAAATGTTACAAGCTATTATAAAACACGAAGCAATAGGTCAAGGAAATACAACTACATAACACTAGAATTACCTAGGATCTGCCCAGAATGATGTTTTATCAAGCTCCGGGACAACCAAAGTTAGATTCAGAAGCCGTGCAACAGTCACCATGTCACAGATCTACACTCAAAAAATGGAGGAATTATTTACAGATTAGGAGTATGAATTGAAATTATGGAAGCCTACTTTAGTTTGAATACAGTTTCCAGAGTTCCCAACTTCCTAGCCATTTGAATTTAATATTAATGTATAAAGAAAAAGCGGAAGGAACAAATACTAACGGCTGCACGCATTTGATTCAAGCCACCATTGCAGGACACTTGAAGAAACCCATTATTTGTATAATTTCCTGCATAATATCATGTATCAACGTTTTATGTATGTTAGATGACGAAGAATTTGGAACTCAAAGAAAGATACAGTTCCTATTAATATGTTACACCTATGAGACTGGGTGATGGTACTTTTGGTCACTAAATCTTCAGTTAGTACAATGGCAAAAATGAATTTCTTTTGGATAATTAAGTAAATCTTTAATTGATGCAAAACGGCACTAAATCATCCTAAAAGTATGTTCACATCTAGCTCCTTATGGTTGAGacatttctttttctctttttattactTCCTTACTGTTGAGACATTTCTTTTAGCAGCATTAATTTGCTCAAGAACTTCAGAAAATTTGTGTTTATACTTTCACGACTCATGCTAGACGATTAACCCTGGGAAAATGAGAAGATTATCAGACTTTTCACTCTATTTTGAATTAAGAAAATTCAATGTCTTAAAAAAAGAGAGCTGTAATAAGGAATGCTACAGAGAGGATTAGAGAAGAAAGTCTTTCATCCAGTCCCTTTCTCGCCTTTCCTTCAAGGGAACACAATGTCTTTTTGTTTTAAACTCTAGAAATTGCTTCCTACTAATTCAATTGATTGTTCCTCGACTGACTTAGCATAGATCCAATGAGTGACTTCATTAGCTTATCAGAATATATTTCTTTTAAATGGGAAAAATACATATATTCTGGCGCGCGAAGTCACTCATTGGATCTATGCTAAGTCAGTCGAGGAACATGAGTttaaggttagatatttcagatgTGGTGACTTCATTAGCTTTTCCGAATATATTTAGTATAATGGTTCCATTTTTCAGAATGGTTACAGCAGCAAGTCTCAAGATTACAGGACCTAGATTACAGAAATTTAATTGCATCTATCCAAAGTAAACCAATTACCAGAGGGAAATACATCATTAAATGGATACCAATTTGGAACAAAAAGAAGATATTCAGAAGCAAATTTAAACTCTACCTAATTCTAACTAAAAACCTTTATGCTGGCATTTGGACACCATAGTGATAAAACTAAAAGGGAAGACAAATTGACTATTGACCATCACattggtagtagtagtagtagtctCTAGATTACAGAGCTGCAATGTTATGATCTCCAAATCGACAGATCTCAAGCTTAGGAAAACCACGCTCAGGTTTCCTCTCctgcttttctttttcttattttgcgTTAGTCTATCTCAATCGATCAATCAATCTCAAACTAGTTGGGGTTCATTCCGCTCTATTTCGGTCCACTTCATTCAAATACTAAACCTTTGACTTTTTAGGCAAATTAGGGGTTCTCTAAAACTAACAGTCCTGTAAACCTCAAATAATATGTCTCTAACTAGACTAAAAAGTCTCTTGGCAAATACCAAACCTCATACaagcataacaacaacaacaacaacaacaacaacaacaacaactactactactactactatgtCCTAATCCCAACTAGTAGGCATTCGCCCATTAGAATCATTTGCTTTCTTTGGTATTCAGTTTTTAGCTAATGAATTACAACTAACCTAATATACAGCAAACAGATCACATACTACAATGGCACTAcaacgacaacaacaactatGCCTCAGTCCCAAACAAGTTTGCGACATACTTCAATgacattaattaactaattaaagaCTAATGAAAAATCATAAAACTGATACAGATTCAAGCACATGGAAACTCACTAGCTGGAAGAAGAGGCAAAGGAGAAGGCAAAGTCTCTTCAACATGAAGAGAGAGCTTAGTATATCCAGTAAAACCAGAAAACAAACGGGGATGATAAAGTTCCCAAACAGCAATAAGCTGAACCAAACATGTCCATATCAAAATGCTGGAACAAACCCTTATAAACCAAACTTTTAATCTTGTTCTCTGTATCACTTGCCCTTGTTGTAATGGTACTTTTTCACTTCTAATATGTACCTCACTCTCAGATCTAACCTCCATTTCTCA
Coding sequences within:
- the LOC104226425 gene encoding rhamnogalacturonan I rhamnosyltransferase 1, which produces MEVRSESEVHIRSEKVPLQQGQVIQRTRLKVWFIRVCSSILIWTCLVQLIAVWELYHPRLFSGFTGYTKLSLHVEETLPSPLPLLPARNYTNNGFLQVSCNGGLNQMRAAICDMVTVARLLNLTLVVPELDKTSFWADPSNFDDIFDVRHFIASLRDEVRIIKRLPKRFSRRYGYQPLVMPPVSWSNEKYYLQQILPLFSKHQVIHFNKTDTRLANNGMPPELQKLRCRVNFQALKFTPEIEALGEKLVRMLQARGPFVALHLRYEMDMLAFSGCTHGCTEEEAEELKRLRYAFPWWKEKEIISDERRSQGLCPLTPEEAALILQALGFEKDVQIYIASGDIYGGERRLAALRAAFPKIVKKEMLLDPGELRQFQNHSSQMAALDFIVSTASNVFVPTYDGNMAKVVEGHRRYLGFRKTIRLDRKRLVQLLDMHQNGTLPWDEFTTAVRQSHEGRMGQPTRRKVIADKPKEEDYFYANPQECLCESAGCDDLLGPDNSTAVR